One stretch of Zhihengliuella flava DNA includes these proteins:
- a CDS encoding GntR family transcriptional regulator, protein MAEQAEFKSEAARVTELLRNEIVDGVRAPGSKLVERDLAVELGVSRLPVREALQALVGEGLVTPRPRSWAIVREFTASDIADLIEVRTSLEVLTFELAAQRHHRQDLEQLRAAVDEELAAARAGAAVEARRAGVRFHEVVTRLAGNELLLEVQTQLSARMRWLLSQHHDLHGIAREHVALYEAIAARNVAGMRDLVIAHLETSRANAAEATGHELS, encoded by the coding sequence GTGGCAGAGCAGGCCGAGTTCAAGTCGGAGGCGGCGCGTGTCACCGAACTGCTCCGCAACGAGATCGTGGACGGCGTCCGGGCTCCCGGCAGCAAGCTGGTGGAGCGGGATCTGGCCGTTGAGCTCGGGGTGAGCCGGTTGCCGGTGCGTGAAGCCCTGCAGGCGCTGGTCGGCGAGGGCCTCGTCACGCCGCGGCCACGCAGCTGGGCGATTGTGCGCGAATTTACCGCCTCAGACATCGCGGATCTGATTGAGGTCCGTACCTCCTTGGAGGTACTCACGTTCGAGCTGGCCGCCCAGCGGCACCACCGTCAGGATCTGGAACAGCTGCGCGCTGCCGTCGACGAGGAACTCGCCGCTGCCCGCGCGGGCGCTGCCGTGGAGGCGCGCCGCGCTGGGGTGCGCTTTCACGAGGTGGTCACGCGCCTGGCGGGCAATGAGCTCCTGCTGGAGGTGCAGACGCAGTTATCCGCTCGGATGCGCTGGCTCCTGTCCCAGCATCATGACCTCCACGGGATCGCCCGCGAACACGTGGCCCTGTATGAGGCCATTGCCGCGCGCAACGTGGCTGGTATGCGCGACCTTGTGATTGCCCACTTGGAGACCAGCCGCGCCAACGCGGCCGAGGCGACGGGCCACGAACTGAGCTAA
- a CDS encoding chlorohydrolase family protein, whose translation MITQLTARHVLGFDGTQHVLFTDGQVIMEDDVIRYVGTSYDGPVDEYRDYGNSVITPGLIDLDALTDIDHLIIDSWPTPETAPGLQWSRDYFEQRRRDVFTLEQRHTVRRFALAQLALHGVTTFMPIASEIHSAWAESLAELKDMTATTLELGLRGFLGPAYRSGINVTDDDGSRVILFDEDEGRRGLREAVEFLDYTQELHHPLVTGVLLPCRIETLSADLLRETARVALDRDALVRLHCLQSPAEDDFLRERTGNTVLQELEDSRMLQARLLIPHGIVIDALGLEATAAGGPLELLARHGVSVVHCPLTTFHYGKALSSFDAFHAAGITMCLGTDSFPPDLIRGIDVGTHLARLVEGRSDAGKVSDFFNAATLGGATALGRPDLGRIAPGAQADLTIFSHDDFRDGVQEDPLRTLVLNGSARNVTDTFVAGRPVVVDSALPGIDLAELMRDGQELFELMVAAYPERDYRRRSAEELFPGTYPAAQ comes from the coding sequence CCGACGGCCAGGTGATCATGGAGGATGACGTGATCCGCTACGTCGGGACGTCTTACGACGGCCCCGTCGACGAGTACCGGGACTACGGCAACAGCGTCATCACCCCGGGACTCATCGACCTCGACGCCCTCACGGACATCGACCACCTCATCATCGACTCGTGGCCCACCCCCGAGACCGCTCCCGGCCTGCAATGGTCCCGGGACTACTTTGAGCAGCGCCGCCGCGACGTGTTCACCCTCGAACAGCGCCACACCGTCCGCCGGTTCGCCCTGGCCCAGTTGGCCCTGCACGGCGTGACCACGTTCATGCCGATCGCCTCAGAAATCCACAGCGCGTGGGCGGAAAGCCTCGCCGAGCTCAAGGACATGACGGCCACCACACTGGAGCTGGGGCTGCGCGGCTTCCTCGGCCCGGCGTACCGCTCCGGGATCAATGTCACCGACGACGACGGCTCCCGCGTCATCCTCTTCGACGAGGACGAAGGCCGGCGCGGCTTACGCGAGGCCGTGGAGTTCCTCGACTACACCCAAGAGCTCCATCACCCGCTGGTGACGGGCGTCCTGTTGCCGTGCCGCATCGAGACCCTCTCCGCGGATCTCCTCCGAGAGACCGCGCGTGTGGCCCTGGACCGGGACGCCCTGGTGCGCCTGCACTGCCTTCAGTCCCCCGCCGAGGACGACTTCCTACGGGAACGCACGGGGAACACCGTCCTGCAGGAACTCGAGGACTCACGCATGCTGCAGGCGCGGCTCCTCATTCCGCACGGGATCGTCATCGACGCACTGGGCCTAGAAGCCACCGCAGCGGGCGGCCCGCTGGAACTGCTCGCGCGCCACGGCGTCAGCGTGGTGCACTGCCCCTTGACCACCTTCCACTACGGCAAGGCGCTGTCCTCCTTCGACGCCTTCCACGCGGCGGGGATCACGATGTGCCTCGGGACGGACTCCTTCCCGCCGGACCTCATCCGGGGCATCGACGTCGGCACGCACCTCGCCCGGCTCGTCGAGGGCCGCAGCGATGCCGGCAAGGTCTCAGACTTCTTCAATGCGGCCACCCTCGGTGGTGCGACGGCGCTCGGGCGCCCGGACCTAGGGCGGATCGCCCCCGGAGCGCAGGCGGATCTGACGATCTTCTCCCACGATGACTTCCGCGACGGCGTCCAGGAGGACCCCCTGCGCACGCTGGTGCTCAACGGGTCAGCGCGCAACGTCACGGACACCTTCGTCGCGGGGCGGCCCGTCGTCGTCGACTCCGCCCTCCCGGGCATCGACTTGGCCGAGCTCATGCGCGACGGCCAAGAGCTCTTCGAGCTCATGGTGGCCGCCTATCCGGAGCGCGACTACCGTCGGCGCAGCGCCGAGGAGCTGTTCCCCGGCACCTACCCGGCGGCTCAGTAA
- a CDS encoding BCCT family transporter, producing MTVLNRLAQRWGLKTGTFLFFVSAAIVVVFAVATIIFTGPMGSAFGTASDWLMANLGWFYILGVTVFLFFLIYLALSRWGRVRLSDEEEKPEHSDKAWFAMLFAAGIGTILMFWAVAEPTYHFAQPPRAGVEPESIEAAQEAMGFTLYHFGLHTWTIFTLPALAFAYFIHKRRLPPRVSSMFQPLLGEKIHGPAGKTIDTIAIVGTVLGVAVSIGLGTLQINAGLSDLFGVSESAIAQIIIISVVTGVAILSVAAGLNKGIKVLSNVNILVAIGLLVFVLITGPTLVMIKGTVESAGTYLYMLPELMLWNDTFLDTGWQGSWTVFYWAWTITWSPFVGIFIAKISKGRTIRQFVLGVLGLPTLFTIIWFGIFGMGVFDIEMNGEGGLVDRVVGEGDIPGAMFEFLSNFPLAGVTSAIGIMLVGVFFITSMDSAGLVLDTMSNGHEDPAPTKQRVFWTFAVGLVAAALLLASGDEGLAVLQDFITVVGLPFFVLGFLMMINLKRALKEDAGELPPLQTRRWMRVLPPEEWMRRRRAGEAEDAVMVPEPIEGTEPEYTDEPFDLSSDPDQDKDKSSVKE from the coding sequence ATGACAGTGCTGAATCGACTTGCTCAAAGATGGGGGCTTAAGACGGGGACTTTTCTCTTCTTTGTCTCCGCAGCAATCGTGGTGGTCTTTGCTGTCGCCACCATCATTTTCACGGGCCCCATGGGGTCGGCTTTTGGAACCGCCTCCGATTGGCTGATGGCCAATCTGGGTTGGTTTTACATTCTCGGCGTGACCGTCTTTCTCTTCTTCCTGATTTACCTGGCGCTGAGCCGGTGGGGCCGCGTGCGCCTCAGCGATGAGGAGGAAAAGCCGGAGCACTCAGACAAGGCGTGGTTCGCCATGCTGTTCGCTGCCGGTATCGGCACCATTCTGATGTTCTGGGCCGTTGCGGAGCCGACGTACCACTTCGCCCAGCCCCCGCGCGCCGGCGTCGAGCCGGAGAGCATCGAGGCCGCCCAGGAGGCCATGGGCTTCACGCTCTACCACTTCGGCCTGCACACGTGGACCATCTTCACGCTGCCGGCCCTCGCGTTCGCGTACTTCATTCACAAGCGCCGCCTGCCGCCGCGGGTCAGCTCCATGTTCCAGCCGCTGCTCGGCGAAAAGATTCACGGGCCCGCCGGCAAGACGATCGACACGATCGCCATCGTCGGAACCGTGCTGGGCGTGGCCGTCTCGATTGGTCTGGGCACGCTCCAGATCAACGCCGGGTTGTCCGACCTCTTTGGGGTGAGTGAATCGGCCATCGCGCAGATCATCATCATTTCCGTCGTGACGGGCGTGGCGATTCTCTCTGTGGCCGCTGGCCTGAACAAGGGTATTAAGGTCCTCTCCAACGTCAACATCCTGGTGGCCATCGGCCTGTTGGTGTTCGTGCTGATTACGGGCCCGACGTTGGTCATGATCAAGGGGACGGTGGAGTCCGCGGGCACGTACCTGTACATGCTGCCGGAGCTCATGCTCTGGAATGACACGTTCCTTGACACCGGGTGGCAGGGCTCTTGGACGGTGTTCTACTGGGCGTGGACCATCACGTGGAGCCCGTTCGTCGGAATCTTCATCGCCAAGATTTCCAAGGGCCGTACCATCCGCCAGTTCGTCTTGGGCGTGCTGGGCCTGCCGACCCTCTTCACCATCATCTGGTTCGGTATCTTTGGCATGGGTGTGTTCGACATCGAGATGAACGGCGAAGGTGGCCTCGTGGACCGCGTGGTCGGGGAGGGAGACATCCCGGGCGCCATGTTCGAGTTCCTCTCCAACTTCCCGCTGGCCGGCGTCACCTCGGCCATCGGCATCATGCTGGTAGGCGTCTTCTTCATTACCTCGATGGACTCCGCGGGCCTGGTCTTGGACACCATGTCCAACGGCCACGAGGACCCAGCACCCACCAAGCAGCGCGTCTTCTGGACGTTCGCCGTGGGTCTGGTGGCCGCGGCCCTGTTGTTGGCCTCGGGCGATGAGGGACTCGCGGTTCTGCAGGACTTCATCACTGTGGTGGGGTTGCCGTTCTTCGTGCTCGGCTTCCTCATGATGATCAACCTCAAACGCGCCCTCAAGGAGGATGCGGGCGAGCTACCACCGCTACAAACCCGCCGCTGGATGCGGGTGCTTCCACCGGAGGAGTGGATGCGCCGCCGTCGTGCCGGCGAGGCCGAGGACGCGGTCATGGTGCCCGAACCGATCGAGGGGACGGAACCGGAGTACACGGACGAGCCGTTCGATCTCTCCTCCGACCCGGATCAGGACAAGGACAAGTCCTCCGTCAAGGAGTAA
- a CDS encoding ornithine cyclodeaminase family protein, which translates to MTLILTASDLEQVIDMPSTIAAVEQVFADTVRGSARQPDPVAMTVPAGDSHFIVMPSLASTQQASAVKLLADIPSNAERGLPSQRSTLLLSDYRTGESLAILDGRVPTRVRTAAASAVASRHLARADASVLGLVGAGALAVAHVEALVHVLPLRRVVVWSRTRERVEQFRQAVAHHGLRVEAADDVASVFAVSDVVCTLTPSVEPLVKGAWFRAGQHINAVGARPRPTEREIDAEGLARADVYVDHRGTVAAKSGDYLLAVGERGTEAIQLRGELGEVVAGSVPGRGHQGAITLFNSVGIGLQDLAVGRLAYDRARERGLGCEIDLSA; encoded by the coding sequence ATGACCCTGATTCTCACCGCTTCCGACTTGGAACAGGTCATTGACATGCCCTCGACCATCGCCGCCGTCGAACAGGTGTTTGCGGATACCGTGCGCGGCAGCGCGCGCCAACCGGATCCCGTGGCCATGACGGTGCCGGCCGGAGACTCACACTTCATCGTCATGCCCTCGCTGGCCTCCACCCAGCAGGCCTCCGCGGTCAAGCTCTTGGCGGACATCCCGTCCAACGCCGAGCGTGGGCTGCCGTCCCAGCGGTCCACCCTCCTGCTGAGCGATTACCGCACCGGCGAGTCCCTGGCGATTCTCGACGGGCGGGTCCCGACCCGCGTGCGGACGGCGGCCGCGAGCGCCGTCGCGAGCCGGCACTTGGCGCGTGCCGACGCGAGTGTGCTGGGCCTCGTGGGTGCCGGCGCGCTGGCCGTCGCCCACGTCGAGGCTTTGGTCCACGTGCTGCCCTTGCGGCGGGTGGTGGTCTGGTCCCGCACCCGTGAGCGCGTGGAACAGTTCCGGCAGGCCGTGGCCCACCACGGGCTGAGGGTCGAGGCCGCCGACGACGTCGCGTCGGTTTTCGCGGTCAGTGACGTGGTGTGCACGCTGACGCCGTCGGTTGAGCCGCTCGTGAAGGGCGCATGGTTCCGCGCGGGGCAGCACATCAACGCGGTCGGCGCGCGTCCACGCCCCACGGAGCGGGAGATCGACGCCGAGGGCCTGGCCAGGGCGGACGTCTACGTGGACCACCGTGGCACCGTCGCGGCCAAGTCAGGCGACTATCTTTTGGCGGTCGGCGAGCGGGGCACGGAGGCCATTCAGCTGCGCGGCGAGCTGGGAGAGGTGGTGGCCGGCAGCGTCCCTGGCCGCGGGCATCAAGGGGCGATCACGCTGTTCAATTCGGTGGGGATCGGCCTGCAGGATCTCGCCGTGGGTCGCTTGGCCTACGACCGCGCCCGGGAGCGCGGTTTAGGATGCGAGATTGATCTATCCGCCTAG
- a CDS encoding phenylacetate--CoA ligase family protein, whose translation MTQSAAETTPDLANPLDPEETMSRDQIESLQLERLQETVSYAYNRVPLYKEKYDAAGVHPSDLKELGDLAKFPFTEKEDLRKTYPFGMFAVPREEVARIHASSGTTGRATVVGYTKNDLHNWATLGARCLRLSGVKPGWRVHNAYGYGLFTGGLGAHAAAEQLGATVIPMSGGQTEKQITLIQDFQPEAILCTPTYLLTIGDAMQRAGIDPASTSLRKAVLGAEPWTAEMRRELEEMFGLDACDIYGLSEVMGPGVAGESDELKDGSHIWEDHFRPEIVDAFDETKVLGDGEHGELVFTSLTKEALPIIRYRTHDLTRLLPGTARAGHRRMGRITGRSDDMIILRGVNLFPTQIEELILKVDGLSPHFQLEITRPDRMDQLAVKVERRTDCTSDRADAAGSELQKLIKIHVGSTCRIDVVDPESLPRSVGKLKRIHDLRNL comes from the coding sequence ATGACGCAATCCGCCGCCGAGACCACTCCCGACCTGGCCAACCCGCTGGATCCCGAAGAGACGATGAGCCGGGACCAGATCGAGTCCCTGCAGCTGGAGCGCCTTCAGGAAACCGTTTCCTACGCGTACAACCGAGTCCCCCTCTACAAGGAAAAGTACGACGCCGCGGGCGTGCACCCGTCCGATCTCAAGGAACTGGGCGACCTGGCCAAGTTCCCGTTCACGGAGAAGGAAGACCTGCGCAAGACGTACCCGTTCGGGATGTTCGCGGTCCCGCGCGAGGAAGTCGCCCGCATTCACGCCTCCTCCGGCACCACCGGACGCGCCACCGTCGTCGGCTACACCAAGAATGATCTCCACAACTGGGCCACGCTCGGCGCCCGCTGCCTCCGGCTCTCCGGCGTCAAGCCCGGCTGGCGCGTGCACAACGCCTACGGGTACGGGCTCTTCACCGGCGGCCTCGGCGCCCACGCGGCGGCCGAGCAGCTGGGCGCGACGGTCATCCCCATGTCCGGCGGCCAAACCGAAAAGCAGATCACCCTAATTCAGGACTTTCAGCCCGAGGCCATCCTGTGCACGCCGACCTACCTGCTGACCATCGGCGATGCAATGCAGCGCGCCGGCATCGACCCGGCGTCGACCTCCCTGCGGAAGGCCGTCCTCGGCGCCGAGCCGTGGACGGCCGAAATGCGCCGCGAGCTCGAGGAGATGTTCGGCCTGGATGCCTGCGACATCTACGGATTGTCCGAGGTCATGGGCCCGGGCGTCGCCGGCGAGTCGGATGAGCTCAAGGACGGCTCCCACATTTGGGAGGACCACTTCCGCCCGGAGATCGTGGATGCGTTCGACGAGACGAAGGTGCTCGGCGACGGCGAGCACGGCGAGCTGGTGTTCACTTCCCTGACCAAGGAAGCCCTGCCGATCATCCGTTACCGCACGCACGACTTGACGCGTCTGCTGCCGGGCACCGCCCGCGCCGGCCACCGCCGCATGGGCCGCATCACCGGCCGCAGTGACGACATGATCATCCTGCGCGGCGTGAACCTGTTCCCGACCCAGATCGAGGAGCTCATCCTCAAGGTTGACGGCCTGTCCCCGCACTTCCAGCTGGAAATCACCCGCCCGGACCGGATGGACCAGCTGGCCGTGAAGGTGGAGCGGCGCACCGACTGCACCTCGGACCGCGCCGATGCCGCCGGATCGGAGCTGCAGAAGCTCATCAAGATCCACGTCGGCTCCACCTGCCGGATCGACGTCGTCGACCCCGAGTCGCTGCCGCGCTCGGTCGGCAAGCTCAAGCGGATCCACGATCTGCGCAACCTCTAG
- a CDS encoding TetR/AcrR family transcriptional regulator — MPTTTQNGAGSAATQSTRRGRPGYDQDTVLNIAVQVFNKHGYDATSMGTLAENLGISKSAIYHHVPSKGDLLRLALNEALAPLEQLGEDERGLAGTAEERLEFLLRGTIRVLMERQPYVTLLLRLRGNTEVERAAMERRRAMDRRVAELVVAAQKEGSLRGDIDPRTTTRLLFGTINSLVEWYRPDGPFSAEAVEENAIAMMLDGLHTRNK; from the coding sequence ATGCCAACCACCACGCAGAACGGGGCCGGTTCGGCCGCGACGCAGTCCACGCGTCGCGGCCGGCCCGGCTACGACCAGGACACGGTGCTCAACATCGCCGTGCAGGTCTTCAATAAGCACGGATACGACGCGACGTCGATGGGCACCTTGGCCGAGAACCTTGGGATCAGCAAGTCGGCGATCTACCACCACGTGCCGTCGAAGGGAGACCTGCTGCGGCTGGCCCTCAACGAGGCCTTGGCGCCGCTGGAGCAGCTCGGCGAGGACGAGCGCGGCCTGGCGGGCACCGCCGAGGAGCGCCTCGAGTTCCTGCTGCGTGGAACCATCCGCGTCCTCATGGAGCGCCAGCCCTACGTGACCCTACTGCTGCGCCTGCGCGGAAACACCGAGGTGGAGCGGGCGGCCATGGAGCGGCGCCGTGCGATGGACCGCCGGGTTGCCGAGTTGGTGGTGGCCGCGCAAAAGGAGGGCAGCCTCCGCGGCGATATCGACCCGCGCACCACCACCCGCCTCTTGTTCGGCACCATCAACTCCCTCGTGGAGTGGTACCGCCCCGACGGCCCGTTCTCCGCGGAGGCCGTGGAGGAAAACGCCATCGCCATGATGCTGGACGGCCTGCACACGCGCAACAAATAA
- a CDS encoding amidohydrolase family protein, with protein MLISNVRPWGGESSDVRLKDGVIEAVVPHEPQRTPEGDALDGRGRLLIPAFSDVHVHLDSTRIGLPFREHTGGPGVWTMMTNDRENWREAERPLPERVAGTLERMIARGTTRVRSFAQVDVDCGLEKYEAVIEAKEKFAADADVQVMVFPQAGILREQGTRDYLEAALRAGADAMGGIDPCSLDRDPAAHLDTVFELAQKYQVDIDVHLHEMGTMGVFSAELIAERTRALGMQGRVNISHAFGLGGVDDATTRRLIELFAELDISWTTVAPRVTEHLPIASCTDAGVRIGLGEDGQRDYWSPYGNCDMLDRTWQLSFINGYRDDALIGHALAIATMGGASIMDRRIPRLTSVEDRPGLGVGDPAELVLVDGETVASAVMDRGQDRTVIHRGRVVADALKVLSVPTSY; from the coding sequence GTGCTCATCAGCAACGTCCGCCCGTGGGGTGGGGAATCCAGTGATGTTCGGCTGAAGGACGGCGTCATCGAGGCAGTGGTGCCACATGAGCCTCAGCGAACTCCAGAGGGCGATGCGCTCGACGGTCGGGGGCGCCTTCTGATCCCCGCTTTCTCCGACGTCCACGTGCACCTCGACTCGACGCGCATCGGCCTGCCGTTCCGTGAGCACACCGGCGGGCCGGGTGTCTGGACCATGATGACCAACGACCGCGAGAACTGGAGAGAGGCCGAGCGGCCGCTGCCGGAGCGGGTGGCAGGCACCCTCGAGCGCATGATCGCTCGGGGCACGACGCGGGTCCGCTCCTTCGCGCAGGTGGACGTGGACTGTGGCCTTGAGAAGTATGAGGCGGTCATCGAGGCCAAGGAGAAGTTCGCGGCCGACGCCGATGTGCAGGTCATGGTCTTCCCGCAGGCCGGCATCCTGCGGGAACAGGGGACGCGGGACTACTTGGAGGCGGCCCTGCGCGCTGGCGCTGATGCCATGGGCGGGATTGACCCGTGCTCGCTGGACCGGGACCCGGCGGCTCATCTAGATACGGTCTTTGAGCTGGCACAGAAGTATCAGGTGGACATCGACGTCCACCTCCACGAGATGGGCACGATGGGCGTCTTCTCGGCCGAGCTGATTGCGGAGCGCACCCGGGCCCTGGGGATGCAGGGCCGCGTGAACATCTCCCACGCCTTCGGCCTTGGCGGTGTTGACGACGCCACCACGCGCCGGCTCATCGAGCTGTTTGCCGAGCTCGACATCTCTTGGACCACGGTCGCCCCGCGCGTGACCGAGCACCTCCCGATCGCCTCCTGCACCGACGCCGGCGTCCGCATCGGCTTGGGGGAGGACGGGCAACGGGACTACTGGAGCCCGTACGGCAATTGCGACATGTTGGACCGGACGTGGCAGCTGTCCTTCATTAACGGCTACCGTGACGACGCCCTGATCGGCCACGCCTTGGCCATTGCCACGATGGGCGGGGCCTCCATCATGGATCGAAGGATTCCCCGCCTCACCTCGGTCGAGGATCGGCCCGGCCTGGGGGTGGGGGATCCGGCGGAGCTGGTCCTCGTCGACGGCGAAACCGTGGCCTCCGCCGTGATGGACCGCGGGCAGGACCGCACCGTGATCCACCGCGGCCGGGTGGTCGCCGACGCGCTGAAGGTGCTGTCGGTGCCGACGAGTTACTGA
- the paaI gene encoding hydroxyphenylacetyl-CoA thioesterase PaaI — protein MAHEDAASLDHPILAEDRTAGWLGLKVRHLADGHAVTTMTLREEMLNGFGIAHGGMIFAFADTTFALACNPHTGSVDTITVASGVDVNFLKAGIPGRTLTAVADRRAQSGRSGIYDVRIYQSVPGADDEVVAEFRGRSRTIAKK, from the coding sequence GTGGCGCACGAGGACGCCGCGAGCCTGGATCACCCCATCCTGGCCGAAGACCGCACCGCCGGTTGGCTCGGCCTCAAAGTCCGCCACCTCGCCGACGGGCACGCGGTCACCACGATGACGCTCCGCGAGGAAATGCTCAACGGCTTCGGCATTGCCCACGGCGGCATGATCTTCGCGTTCGCGGATACGACGTTCGCCTTGGCCTGCAATCCGCACACTGGCAGCGTCGACACCATCACGGTGGCTTCCGGCGTCGACGTGAACTTCCTCAAGGCCGGCATCCCCGGCCGCACCCTCACCGCCGTCGCAGACCGCCGCGCCCAGAGCGGCCGCAGCGGGATCTACGACGTTCGCATTTACCAGTCCGTTCCCGGCGCCGATGACGAGGTCGTCGCCGAGTTCCGCGGCCGCAGCCGCACCATCGCCAAGAAGTAG
- a CDS encoding thiamine pyrophosphate-dependent enzyme encodes MTETLSSPAVNSAATPTKSAGHVIVDTLEAHGVQRTYVVPGESYLDVLDGLHHSSIDTVVCRHEGGATYMAEADGKMHPVPGVAMVTRGPGAANAHVGLHTAWQDSTPLVLFVGLIPYEHREKEAFQEFDPKAWFGTGAKRVMVLDHAERASEVVAEAMFAAVSGRPGPVVVGLPEDIIKKQIPAELHPPIPVAFGGMTVTDWKALNEALQGSDKPLFIFGGNDWSHEGAAEFTQWLEANHLPAAAEWRCEGTVPFDSPSYVGPIGYGRPKPTYDLLEETDLLVFVGTVPGDVITDGFNIRQNWDQKNFLVTIDPSLRGRSGPVTHQIVAKPDVFVRDLVRMDLTVKDSWKEWTTRMRGEQEKFAALPEATPASGQARMATLMAHLVPQLPRDAMVTFGAGEHTNWAHRYFPTNGYASMLSARNGSMGYSIPSAVAASLSYPGRTVVTIAGDGEFLMNGQELATAAQYGATPLVVVMDNQEYGTIRTHQERDYPERISGTQLQNPDFAAMAQAFGGVGVRVENDADVPAAVEAALQATQQGQFALIHLIVEQRVKAY; translated from the coding sequence ATGACTGAAACTCTCTCCTCCCCCGCCGTGAACTCCGCGGCCACGCCCACGAAGTCCGCGGGCCACGTGATCGTCGATACCCTCGAGGCCCACGGCGTCCAGCGCACCTACGTGGTCCCGGGCGAAAGCTACCTCGACGTCCTCGACGGGCTGCACCACTCCAGCATCGACACCGTGGTGTGCCGTCATGAGGGCGGCGCCACCTACATGGCCGAAGCGGACGGCAAAATGCATCCGGTCCCCGGCGTCGCCATGGTCACGCGCGGCCCCGGCGCGGCCAACGCCCACGTGGGCCTGCACACCGCATGGCAGGATTCGACGCCACTGGTGCTGTTCGTGGGGCTGATCCCTTACGAGCATCGGGAGAAGGAGGCGTTCCAGGAGTTTGACCCCAAGGCGTGGTTCGGCACCGGAGCCAAGCGTGTCATGGTGCTCGACCACGCGGAGCGAGCCTCCGAGGTCGTCGCCGAGGCCATGTTCGCGGCGGTTTCCGGCCGGCCGGGCCCCGTCGTGGTCGGCCTGCCGGAGGACATCATCAAAAAGCAGATCCCGGCCGAACTCCACCCGCCGATCCCCGTCGCCTTCGGCGGCATGACGGTCACCGACTGGAAGGCCCTCAACGAGGCCCTGCAGGGTTCGGACAAGCCGCTGTTCATCTTTGGCGGTAACGACTGGAGCCATGAAGGCGCGGCGGAGTTCACGCAGTGGCTGGAAGCCAACCATCTTCCTGCCGCCGCCGAGTGGCGCTGCGAGGGCACTGTTCCCTTCGACTCTCCGTCCTACGTCGGCCCCATCGGCTACGGGCGCCCGAAGCCCACCTATGACCTGCTGGAGGAAACGGACCTCTTGGTCTTCGTGGGCACCGTGCCCGGCGACGTCATCACTGACGGCTTCAATATCCGCCAGAACTGGGATCAGAAGAACTTCTTGGTCACCATCGATCCGTCCCTGCGCGGCCGCTCCGGTCCCGTCACGCACCAGATCGTTGCCAAGCCGGACGTGTTCGTGCGGGACTTGGTGCGCATGGATTTGACGGTCAAGGACTCGTGGAAGGAATGGACCACCAGGATGCGCGGCGAACAGGAGAAGTTTGCTGCGCTGCCCGAGGCTACCCCGGCTTCCGGCCAAGCCCGGATGGCCACGCTCATGGCGCACCTCGTCCCGCAACTGCCGCGCGACGCGATGGTCACGTTCGGCGCGGGCGAGCACACCAACTGGGCGCACCGCTACTTCCCCACCAACGGTTATGCCTCCATGCTCTCGGCCCGCAACGGTTCCATGGGCTACTCAATCCCGTCCGCCGTGGCGGCCTCGCTCAGCTACCCGGGACGCACCGTGGTCACCATCGCGGGCGATGGTGAGTTCCTGATGAACGGCCAGGAGTTGGCCACCGCGGCCCAGTACGGCGCGACGCCGCTGGTCGTCGTCATGGACAACCAGGAGTACGGCACCATCCGCACTCACCAGGAGCGGGACTACCCGGAGCGCATCTCCGGCACGCAACTGCAGAACCCCGACTTCGCCGCCATGGCGCAGGCCTTTGGCGGCGTGGGGGTACGGGTGGAGAACGACGCCGACGTGCCGGCCGCCGTCGAAGCCGCCTTGCAGGCCACCCAGCAGGGCCAGTTTGCCCTCATCCACCTCATCGTCGAACAGCGCGTCAAGGCCTACTAA